A genomic region of Sideroxydans sp. CL21 contains the following coding sequences:
- a CDS encoding DUF4397 domain-containing protein, with translation MKQLSIFLPLLMILTLLQGCFGGGGSAAVSTTNTVRLVNGTGSTLSMVTAGSQLATAVAPGTASANATITSGTYPIALVASGVPSAETNFSFSATVAYTMVAYTSDQSLHLVQFIDNEPAPLSGDGQIRIADLSADAGNLDVYMAPVSTLSDAYSPTVASPALQAATLLAQNISGTTLYNEMLANTYHIWVTGAGNPTDLRLDIPSIQIVNQQIVTLVLTSTTSGGLVDGLLVTQQGAVQAQKNTNARIRIAANTTANLSSATAGAGNLSLIGSSTSYNSNVGSYVLVPAGSTTITLNGSVACTPVTTPGEDMTILVTGANVCNPPLVDDNTRPVSGYAKLRLVNGVNGGVPASLAFNGVQIASSVTFGAASVPTLNNQGIVSSGISASLVTTPATVPLLTTATLNSQGVYSLFMLGGSGVAVTGTLIQDH, from the coding sequence GCGCCTGGTAAACGGTACCGGCAGCACACTGAGCATGGTCACTGCTGGCAGCCAGCTTGCTACTGCTGTTGCTCCCGGTACTGCAAGCGCCAATGCCACCATTACTTCGGGTACATATCCCATCGCATTGGTCGCTAGCGGAGTCCCGTCGGCAGAAACCAATTTCTCGTTTTCAGCAACGGTGGCCTATACGATGGTCGCCTATACATCGGATCAAAGCCTGCATTTAGTCCAGTTCATCGATAACGAACCCGCGCCCTTGTCCGGCGACGGTCAGATACGCATCGCGGACTTGTCGGCAGACGCGGGGAATCTGGACGTTTACATGGCACCGGTGAGCACACTCAGCGATGCTTACTCCCCCACGGTCGCTTCGCCCGCTCTACAAGCTGCCACTCTTCTGGCGCAAAATATTTCGGGAACCACCCTCTACAACGAAATGCTGGCCAACACTTATCACATTTGGGTAACAGGTGCAGGTAACCCTACAGACCTGAGGCTGGACATCCCTTCGATCCAGATTGTTAACCAGCAAATTGTGACATTGGTGTTGACCAGCACAACAAGTGGGGGGTTGGTCGACGGATTGCTCGTCACACAACAAGGGGCAGTCCAGGCGCAAAAAAATACTAATGCACGCATACGCATCGCAGCAAATACAACAGCTAACCTTTCCTCCGCAACAGCTGGCGCGGGCAATCTATCCCTTATTGGTAGCTCAACTTCTTACAACTCGAATGTTGGTTCTTATGTCCTTGTTCCGGCAGGTAGCACAACAATAACCTTAAATGGTAGCGTTGCCTGTACTCCAGTCACCACTCCCGGTGAAGATATGACCATTCTTGTAACTGGGGCAAATGTATGTAACCCTCCTCTTGTTGACGACAATACACGTCCTGTCAGCGGTTACGCAAAATTACGTTTGGTGAATGGCGTCAACGGTGGCGTGCCCGCATCTCTCGCTTTCAATGGTGTTCAGATAGCATCAAGTGTAACTTTTGGAGCCGCTTCAGTTCCAACTTTGAATAATCAGGGCATCGTAAGCAGCGGCATCTCTGCCAGCTTGGTGACAACACCGGCCACAGTTCCTCTTTTAACGACTGCAACTTTAAACTCCCAGGGTGTTTACAGTTTATTCATGCTGGGCGGTTCAGGTGTGGCGGTAACAGGTACTCTGATTCAGGACCATTGA
- a CDS encoding CopD family protein, protein MTFFRLLHLLAVLIWVGGMFFAYVVLRPAAVDVLQPPERLRLWDNVFHRFFNWVWGAIGAILASGLYMIYLYGGMAHVPRYIHIMLLLGLVMMGIYVYVFFACYVQFKLNVAKERWKEAGAILGKIRKLIGVNVTLGLVTVCVAVIGKLWG, encoded by the coding sequence ATGACCTTTTTCAGATTATTACACCTGCTCGCCGTGCTCATCTGGGTTGGCGGCATGTTCTTCGCCTATGTTGTGTTGCGCCCGGCAGCCGTGGATGTGCTGCAACCGCCTGAACGCCTGCGCCTGTGGGATAACGTGTTCCACCGTTTCTTCAACTGGGTCTGGGGTGCAATCGGCGCGATCCTCGCCTCCGGTTTGTACATGATCTACCTGTACGGTGGCATGGCTCATGTGCCGCGCTATATTCACATCATGCTGTTGCTGGGACTGGTGATGATGGGTATCTACGTCTACGTATTCTTCGCCTGTTACGTGCAATTCAAACTGAATGTTGCCAAGGAGCGCTGGAAAGAAGCCGGTGCGATTCTGGGCAAGATACGCAAGCTTATTGGCGTGAACGTGACCTTGGGCCTGGTTACCGTATGCGTTGCGGTGATCGGTAAATTGTGGGGTTGA
- the rnhB gene encoding ribonuclease HII, protein MSGILLVCGVDEAGRGPLAGPVSAAAVILDEARPIEGLADSKKLSEKQRDRLAPIIRERALAWAVAYAEVGEIDQLNILQATLLAMRRAVLALHTRPQQVLVDGLYCPQTGIPSQAIVKGDSKIAAISAASILAKTARDELMLRLHEQYPQYGFDGHKGYPTAGHLAALREHGVSEVHRRSFRPVREALQYTHQNNPR, encoded by the coding sequence ATGAGCGGCATCCTGCTCGTCTGCGGCGTAGATGAAGCAGGGCGCGGTCCACTGGCCGGGCCGGTAAGTGCGGCTGCCGTTATCCTGGACGAGGCCCGTCCCATCGAAGGGCTGGCCGATTCCAAGAAACTTTCCGAGAAGCAACGCGACAGGCTGGCTCCCATCATCCGTGAACGCGCGCTGGCATGGGCCGTGGCCTATGCAGAAGTCGGCGAGATCGACCAGCTCAACATCCTGCAAGCCACGCTGCTGGCCATGCGCCGGGCCGTGCTCGCACTGCACACCCGGCCGCAACAAGTTCTGGTGGATGGCCTGTATTGCCCGCAGACAGGCATTCCCAGCCAGGCCATCGTCAAGGGCGACAGCAAAATCGCCGCCATTTCCGCCGCTTCCATCCTGGCCAAAACAGCGCGCGACGAACTCATGCTGCGCCTGCATGAGCAATATCCGCAGTACGGTTTTGACGGTCACAAAGGCTATCCCACTGCCGGACACCTTGCCGCATTGCGCGAACACGGTGTTTCAGAAGTGCATCGCCGCAGTTTCAGGCCGGTGCGCGAAGCATTGCAGTACACTCATCAAAACAACCCGAGGTAA
- the lpxB gene encoding lipid-A-disaccharide synthase yields the protein MTDSVKTIAIVAGEASGDLLGSLLMDAIRQAAPNVRFIGIGGAKMQGVGMDVLFPLEKLAVNGYVEVLRHYRELVGIRRNLRERFIATPPDLFIGIDAPDFNLDLELALKQHGIPTVHYVSPSIWAWRGERIHKIKQAVSRILALFPFEEPLYKQAGVPVTYVGHPLADILPENPKQMEMREQMRIMPRNAKVFALLPGSRQGEVRRLAKTYVETAKLILQQLPDAQFLVPLASRETRTIFENEVWKQEAQQLPITLLFGHAHDAMIAADGALVASGTATLEAALLKCPMVITYKMPALTYWIAKRKQYLPYVGLPNILAGKFVVPEILQDDATAENLAQALLNLVNNKQAVAELEQTFSAIHQTLRQDTAHKAAAAILPYLA from the coding sequence ATGACTGACTCTGTAAAAACCATTGCCATCGTGGCAGGCGAGGCATCGGGGGATTTGCTTGGCAGCCTGCTGATGGATGCCATCAGGCAAGCTGCACCCAACGTGCGTTTCATCGGCATCGGCGGCGCCAAGATGCAAGGCGTCGGTATGGATGTCCTGTTCCCGCTGGAAAAACTGGCCGTCAACGGTTATGTCGAGGTGCTGCGGCATTATCGCGAACTCGTCGGTATCCGCCGCAACTTGCGTGAACGTTTCATTGCAACGCCGCCCGATCTTTTCATCGGTATCGATGCGCCCGACTTCAATCTCGATCTGGAACTGGCCTTGAAGCAGCACGGCATACCCACCGTGCATTACGTCAGCCCCTCCATCTGGGCATGGCGCGGCGAACGCATCCACAAGATCAAGCAGGCCGTATCCCGCATCCTCGCCCTGTTCCCGTTCGAAGAGCCGCTCTACAAGCAGGCAGGCGTGCCGGTGACCTATGTAGGACATCCGCTGGCGGACATCCTGCCGGAAAACCCGAAGCAAATGGAGATGCGGGAACAAATGCGCATCATGCCCAGGAACGCCAAGGTGTTCGCCTTGCTGCCGGGCAGCCGCCAGGGAGAAGTGCGGCGCCTGGCCAAGACCTATGTCGAGACGGCCAAACTGATTTTGCAACAACTGCCCGATGCGCAGTTTCTTGTTCCGCTGGCCAGCCGCGAGACGCGCACCATCTTTGAAAATGAAGTCTGGAAACAGGAAGCACAGCAGTTGCCCATCACCTTGCTGTTCGGACATGCACACGACGCCATGATCGCCGCCGATGGCGCGCTGGTCGCTTCCGGTACGGCCACGCTGGAGGCTGCATTGCTCAAATGCCCCATGGTCATCACTTACAAGATGCCCGCGCTGACTTATTGGATCGCCAAGCGCAAGCAATACCTGCCTTATGTCGGGCTGCCCAATATTCTTGCCGGAAAATTTGTCGTGCCGGAAATCCTGCAGGACGATGCGACCGCGGAGAACCTTGCACAAGCACTGCTCAATCTGGTCAACAACAAACAGGCCGTGGCGGAGCTGGAACAGACCTTCAGTGCAATACACCAGACCCTGCGCCAGGATACTGCGCACAAGGCGGCCGCGGCCATCCTGCCTTATCTGGCATGA
- the lpxA gene encoding acyl-ACP--UDP-N-acetylglucosamine O-acyltransferase, whose amino-acid sequence MSGLRHPTAIIHPGAKLADDVSVGPYSIIGEHVEIGAGTVVGPHVVIDGHTTIGRGNRFFQFCSIGEIPQDKSYKGEPTQLIIGDNNTIRESCTFNLGVAQKGGITRIGSDNWIMAYVHVAHECELGDNNTIANSVQFAGHVTVGSNTLIGGMSGIHQFVRIGDYAMTGFMTRLSQDLPPFVTAVGNPAEAKGPHQEGPRRAGYSPARLDMIKQMYKTLYRAGSSFDTAKMEIAALRGQVPEADADIGNMLTFLNNASRGIVR is encoded by the coding sequence ATGAGCGGCTTGCGTCACCCAACAGCGATTATTCATCCGGGCGCGAAGCTGGCCGATGACGTCTCGGTCGGCCCGTATTCCATCATCGGCGAGCATGTCGAGATCGGTGCAGGCACTGTCGTCGGCCCGCATGTGGTGATAGACGGGCATACCACCATCGGTCGTGGTAACCGATTCTTTCAATTCTGCTCCATCGGCGAAATACCACAGGATAAGTCCTACAAAGGCGAGCCGACGCAGTTAATCATCGGCGACAACAACACCATCCGCGAGAGCTGTACCTTCAATCTGGGGGTGGCTCAGAAGGGCGGCATCACCAGGATCGGCAGTGACAATTGGATCATGGCTTATGTGCATGTGGCGCACGAGTGTGAGCTGGGTGACAACAACACCATCGCCAACTCGGTGCAGTTTGCCGGACACGTGACTGTTGGAAGCAACACGCTGATCGGCGGCATGAGCGGTATCCACCAGTTTGTGCGCATCGGCGATTACGCCATGACTGGCTTCATGACGCGTTTGTCGCAAGATCTGCCGCCGTTTGTGACGGCAGTGGGCAATCCGGCCGAAGCCAAGGGCCCGCATCAGGAAGGTCCGCGCCGGGCCGGCTATTCGCCTGCCCGCCTCGACATGATCAAGCAGATGTACAAGACGCTGTATCGCGCAGGAAGCAGCTTTGACACTGCAAAAATGGAAATCGCGGCGTTGCGCGGCCAGGTTCCCGAAGCCGATGCGGACATCGGTAATATGCTGACATTCTTGAATAACGCCAGCCGCGGCATCGTGCGGTAA
- the fabZ gene encoding 3-hydroxyacyl-ACP dehydratase FabZ, which yields MSTTMDIHEVLEHLPHRYPFLLIDRVLDVVPNESIVALKNVSMNEPFFPGHYPHHPVMPGVLVIEAMAQAAAILSFKTMGTLPSDDSVYYFVGIDNARFKRPVGPGDQLILKVSIAMNRRGMWKFSGKAEVDGQVAAEADLICTLRTKE from the coding sequence ATGAGTACGACGATGGATATTCATGAAGTGTTGGAACACCTGCCGCATCGCTATCCATTCCTGTTGATAGACCGCGTGCTGGATGTTGTGCCGAACGAAAGTATCGTGGCACTGAAGAATGTTTCCATGAACGAGCCGTTTTTTCCCGGCCATTATCCGCACCATCCGGTGATGCCGGGCGTGCTGGTGATCGAAGCAATGGCACAGGCCGCGGCTATCCTGTCGTTCAAAACGATGGGAACCTTGCCGAGCGATGATTCCGTGTATTACTTCGTCGGTATCGACAATGCACGTTTCAAACGTCCTGTCGGCCCCGGCGACCAGTTGATCCTGAAGGTGTCCATTGCGATGAATCGACGCGGCATGTGGAAATTCAGCGGCAAGGCCGAAGTGGATGGCCAGGTTGCGGCGGAGGCGGATCTGATTTGCACATTGCGGACCAAGGAATGA
- the lpxD gene encoding UDP-3-O-(3-hydroxymyristoyl)glucosamine N-acyltransferase: MERTAYRLADIAARFGGQVLGDADTQVRQIGTLEHATSGQIAFLSNAKYRNQLDHSKASAVILSPTDADSTALPRIVCDNPYSYFAKLSAFLNPLPECVPGIHSSAVIGKNTSISPQAHIGPLVTVGDGAVIGAGTVVMAGCNIGEGAILGENTLFYPNVTVYHACVIGNHVIAHSGVVIGADGFGMAWEEGKWLKIPQIGRVVIGDHVEIGANTTIDRGALDDTVIEEDVKLDNQIQVAHNVRIGAHTAIAGCVGIAGSATIGKYCRIGGSAGILGHLQIADHVEIASFTLIGKSITEPGSYAGIFPFSKNDEWRNNAVHLRHLGELVKRVKALEKEIESLKGEKI, translated from the coding sequence ATGGAACGTACAGCCTACCGACTGGCAGACATAGCGGCACGTTTCGGCGGGCAAGTGCTTGGAGATGCTGACACGCAAGTACGTCAGATAGGTACTCTGGAACATGCAACTTCCGGACAGATTGCCTTTCTGTCCAATGCCAAATACCGCAATCAGCTAGATCACAGCAAGGCCTCTGCAGTGATTCTTTCCCCAACCGATGCCGATTCAACAGCGTTGCCGCGCATCGTTTGCGACAACCCCTATTCGTATTTTGCCAAGCTTTCCGCTTTCCTGAACCCCTTGCCGGAATGCGTTCCCGGCATCCACTCTTCCGCTGTCATAGGCAAAAACACTTCGATATCACCGCAAGCCCACATAGGTCCGCTGGTGACGGTAGGCGATGGAGCGGTCATCGGCGCGGGCACGGTGGTGATGGCAGGATGCAACATCGGAGAAGGTGCGATATTGGGCGAGAACACTTTGTTTTATCCCAATGTGACGGTGTATCACGCATGCGTTATCGGCAATCATGTCATTGCACATTCCGGAGTGGTGATCGGAGCCGACGGTTTTGGCATGGCATGGGAAGAGGGAAAATGGCTGAAGATCCCGCAGATCGGTCGCGTGGTCATCGGTGACCATGTCGAGATTGGCGCAAACACCACCATCGATCGCGGCGCACTGGACGACACCGTGATTGAAGAAGATGTGAAGCTGGATAACCAGATACAGGTCGCGCACAACGTCCGTATCGGCGCACATACCGCCATCGCTGGCTGTGTCGGTATCGCGGGCAGCGCCACGATCGGCAAATATTGCCGAATAGGCGGCAGCGCGGGGATATTGGGGCACCTGCAGATCGCGGACCATGTCGAGATCGCATCGTTTACCCTGATCGGCAAATCGATTACGGAACCGGGTAGCTATGCGGGGATATTCCCGTTCAGCAAGAACGACGAATGGCGCAACAATGCAGTGCATCTGCGGCATCTGGGCGAATTGGTCAAACGCGTCAAAGCTCTGGAAAAAGAAATCGAATCATTGAAGGGGGAGAAAATATGA
- a CDS encoding OmpH family outer membrane protein has protein sequence MKTLFCVGLMLLTTITQAVAGDFRIGVVDTERILRESDQAVRAEKKIEREFSTRDQEIKKLIQQSKDLQASLEKDGTTMTEPVRRGKERELANMNLTLQTLQREFREDLNLRKNEELAAVLAQADKAIRAIAESEQYDVILQEAVYRNPKVDITDKVLKYLSKEAPDKSDKSDK, from the coding sequence ATGAAGACGTTATTTTGTGTGGGTCTGATGTTATTGACAACCATCACACAAGCCGTCGCCGGCGATTTTCGCATTGGCGTGGTGGATACCGAGCGTATTCTGCGCGAGTCGGATCAGGCAGTCCGTGCCGAAAAGAAGATCGAGCGCGAGTTTTCCACACGTGATCAGGAAATAAAAAAACTGATCCAGCAAAGCAAGGATCTTCAGGCATCCCTGGAAAAAGACGGCACTACCATGACAGAACCGGTGCGTCGCGGCAAAGAGCGCGAATTGGCCAACATGAATCTGACGTTACAGACCTTGCAACGCGAATTTCGTGAAGACCTGAACCTGCGCAAGAACGAGGAATTGGCAGCTGTACTGGCGCAGGCTGATAAGGCGATTCGTGCGATTGCCGAGAGCGAACAATACGATGTTATTTTGCAGGAAGCGGTCTATCGCAATCCAAAAGTGGACATCACCGACAAAGTTTTGAAGTACCTCTCCAAAGAGGCTCCTGACAAGTCCGACAAGTCCGATAAGTGA
- the bamA gene encoding outer membrane protein assembly factor BamA — protein sequence MKLKTWVGLLPLLHASSAWSFEPFVIKDIRVEGIQRTEPGTVFSYLPVKVGDTLNDDRATASLHALFSTGFFKDVELRVDQNVLVVVVKERPTVASVEINGVKEFPKTQLSDNLKIVGLAEGRILDKSVLDKAVQELKRQYVARGKYSVDVKATVKELERNRVAVSFDVNEGSVSKIREVNIVGNHVYSEKELRGVIQLTTPGWFTWFSKNDQYSKQKLSADMESLRTYYMNSGYMDFNIDSTQVSISPDKKDIFITLNISEGEKYTISGIKVVGTEAVLTHEEMRKMINVQPGDVLSRDAITDSTRKISERLGEEGYAFANVNAAPEVDKDKHQVAFTFVVDPMQRAYIRRINITGNDKTRDEVIRREFRQMESSWFATSKVKKSKTRLDRTGFFSEVNIDTSQVQGTSDQMDVNLKVTEMSTGSFQIGAGYSSLEKVTLMAGVSQTNVFGTGSTLSTQMNTSKFNQVYSVSYTNPYYTDDGISRGFDVYKRRTDAMMIAISPYTSDTYGAGVRFGLPITDDEMFHVGTSVEQTTIGLTPLSPQRYIDYINLFGETVDNLLGTVGWSRDTRDNAITTTEGTMQRASLEVSVPVSDQHYYKLTYQHQVFYPLNRDYTLMLNGDFGVGAGYGGAPLPFFKYFYAGGVGSVRGYDPMSLGPRDANNLPLGGNKKAVGNIELLFPMPGMEKEKSVRLSVFLDGGEIIGTGGQLPGSTGMRYSTGLAMTWLSPAGPLKLSWGKPLNQQPQDNIQHIQFTMGSMF from the coding sequence ATGAAATTAAAAACATGGGTGGGCTTGCTCCCGCTTTTGCATGCCTCATCTGCTTGGTCATTTGAACCGTTCGTCATCAAGGACATTCGTGTTGAAGGAATCCAGCGTACTGAACCGGGTACGGTGTTCAGCTATTTGCCGGTGAAAGTCGGCGATACGCTGAATGACGATCGTGCGACCGCCTCACTGCACGCGCTGTTCTCCACGGGGTTTTTCAAAGACGTGGAATTGAGGGTGGACCAAAACGTGCTGGTCGTGGTTGTTAAGGAACGGCCGACAGTCGCCAGCGTCGAAATCAACGGGGTGAAGGAGTTCCCCAAGACTCAATTGAGCGACAATCTGAAAATCGTGGGATTGGCCGAAGGTCGCATTCTGGATAAATCGGTACTGGACAAAGCCGTGCAGGAATTGAAGCGGCAATATGTGGCGCGGGGAAAATATTCCGTGGATGTGAAGGCTACTGTCAAGGAACTGGAGCGCAACCGTGTGGCGGTCAGTTTCGACGTAAATGAAGGCTCGGTTTCAAAGATCCGGGAAGTCAATATCGTAGGCAATCATGTCTATTCCGAAAAGGAACTGCGTGGCGTAATTCAACTTACCACGCCGGGCTGGTTCACATGGTTCAGCAAAAACGATCAGTACTCCAAGCAGAAGTTGTCTGCCGACATGGAGAGCCTTCGTACCTACTACATGAACTCCGGCTATATGGATTTCAATATCGATTCGACTCAAGTATCGATTTCGCCGGACAAGAAAGATATTTTCATTACTCTGAATATCTCAGAGGGAGAGAAATACACTATTTCAGGCATCAAGGTGGTCGGTACTGAGGCCGTACTTACGCACGAAGAAATGCGCAAAATGATCAACGTCCAGCCCGGTGATGTGTTGTCGCGGGATGCGATTACCGATTCCACACGCAAAATCAGCGAGCGTCTCGGGGAAGAGGGCTATGCATTTGCCAATGTGAATGCAGCACCGGAGGTGGATAAGGATAAACACCAGGTGGCATTCACTTTTGTGGTCGATCCGATGCAGCGAGCCTACATCCGCCGTATCAACATCACCGGCAACGACAAGACCCGGGATGAGGTCATACGCCGCGAATTCCGGCAGATGGAGAGCAGTTGGTTTGCCACTTCCAAGGTCAAAAAATCGAAAACAAGGCTCGATCGAACGGGATTTTTCTCCGAAGTCAACATCGATACATCGCAGGTTCAGGGAACCAGCGACCAGATGGATGTCAACCTCAAGGTGACAGAAATGTCGACAGGCAGCTTCCAGATCGGCGCCGGATACAGCAGCCTGGAAAAGGTGACGCTGATGGCCGGCGTCAGCCAGACCAACGTGTTCGGAACAGGAAGTACCTTGTCCACGCAAATGAACACCAGCAAATTCAATCAGGTCTATTCGGTCTCTTACACCAACCCTTACTATACCGATGACGGAATCAGCCGGGGTTTTGACGTTTACAAGCGCAGAACCGATGCGATGATGATCGCAATCAGCCCCTACACATCGGATACTTACGGTGCCGGGGTGCGTTTTGGATTGCCGATCACGGACGATGAGATGTTCCATGTAGGCACATCAGTGGAGCAAACGACGATCGGGTTGACTCCTCTCAGTCCGCAACGATATATCGACTATATCAACTTGTTCGGCGAAACCGTCGACAACCTGCTGGGTACAGTAGGCTGGTCGCGCGATACGCGCGACAACGCCATCACCACCACCGAGGGAACCATGCAGCGTGCATCCCTTGAAGTCAGCGTGCCGGTGTCCGATCAGCATTACTACAAATTGACCTACCAGCACCAGGTGTTTTACCCGCTCAATCGCGATTACACTTTGATGCTGAACGGGGATTTCGGTGTGGGCGCCGGATATGGCGGCGCTCCGCTACCGTTCTTCAAGTACTTCTATGCAGGCGGTGTCGGCTCCGTGCGCGGATACGACCCCATGTCTCTGGGACCCAGAGATGCCAATAACTTACCATTGGGCGGCAACAAGAAAGCCGTTGGCAATATCGAGTTATTGTTCCCCATGCCCGGAATGGAAAAAGAAAAATCGGTGCGATTGAGTGTTTTCCTGGATGGCGGCGAGATTATCGGCACCGGCGGGCAGCTTCCGGGTTCCACAGGAATGCGCTATTCTACGGGTCTGGCCATGACTTGGCTTTCGCCGGCTGGACCGCTTAAACTGAGCTGGGGCAAGCCTCTGAACCAGCAACCGCAAGACAACATACAACACATCCAGTTTACGATGGGTTCGATGTTCTGA
- the rseP gene encoding RIP metalloprotease RseP: MTTVIAFVVAIAILVVFHEFGHYAVARLCDVKVLKFSIGFGKSLYTKRFGKGETEWVISAIPLGGYVKMLDEREGEVPEHELPRAFNRKPVLQRMAVVVAGPIANLLLAVALYFILFIHGVPGIKPVLGEIVPNTPAAAAGLQSKQTIVSIDGQATPSWQEIRWILLDMVLQHKTAKFELHNAQGEKSYGMLDMSSLTAADLDGDFMQKLGLQPYQPPIYPIIGKLVDGGVAQRAGLQVNDRILRANGQELALWEDWVNAVRSHPGTKLDIEIERAGTVLKFGLTPEVIHEDGKTIGRIGAAAYIDKAAFEAMVNEVHYPPLAAISEALRKTWDTAAVSLKMMGKMIQGEVSLKNLSGPITIADYAGQSAQMGLGAYIGFLALISISLGVLNLMPIPLLDGGHLLYYSVELIKGSPVSEGLWEAGQKVGIALLVTMMAFALYNDISRLILG, translated from the coding sequence ATGACTACCGTGATCGCATTCGTTGTCGCCATTGCCATACTCGTGGTATTCCATGAATTCGGGCATTACGCCGTTGCACGTCTGTGCGACGTGAAAGTGCTGAAATTCTCGATCGGCTTCGGCAAGTCCCTCTACACAAAACGCTTTGGCAAGGGCGAAACGGAATGGGTGATCTCCGCGATCCCGTTGGGGGGTTACGTCAAGATGCTGGACGAGCGCGAGGGCGAAGTGCCTGAACACGAATTGCCGCGTGCGTTCAACCGCAAGCCGGTGCTACAGCGCATGGCTGTCGTCGTGGCCGGGCCGATAGCGAACCTGTTATTGGCCGTTGCCTTGTATTTCATCCTGTTCATACACGGCGTACCGGGCATCAAACCGGTGTTGGGCGAGATCGTGCCGAATACGCCGGCTGCAGCAGCCGGGCTGCAAAGCAAACAGACAATCGTCAGTATCGATGGGCAAGCGACCCCCAGCTGGCAGGAGATACGCTGGATATTGCTGGATATGGTGCTGCAACATAAAACGGCAAAATTTGAATTGCATAATGCCCAGGGTGAGAAATCGTACGGAATGCTGGACATGAGCAGCCTGACCGCAGCCGACCTGGACGGCGATTTCATGCAGAAACTCGGTTTGCAACCCTATCAACCTCCCATCTATCCGATCATCGGCAAGCTGGTCGACGGGGGTGTTGCACAGCGTGCAGGACTGCAAGTAAACGACCGTATTCTTCGGGCAAACGGTCAGGAACTTGCCTTGTGGGAAGATTGGGTGAACGCAGTGCGCAGCCACCCCGGCACAAAGTTGGATATTGAGATCGAACGTGCAGGTACGGTCCTGAAATTTGGTTTGACTCCCGAAGTAATCCACGAGGATGGAAAGACAATTGGCCGTATCGGCGCGGCAGCTTATATCGACAAAGCGGCATTTGAGGCGATGGTGAATGAAGTTCATTACCCGCCGTTGGCAGCAATTTCGGAGGCATTGCGCAAGACGTGGGATACTGCTGCCGTGAGCCTGAAAATGATGGGCAAGATGATTCAAGGCGAAGTATCGCTGAAGAATCTCTCGGGCCCGATTACCATTGCGGATTACGCAGGGCAGTCGGCGCAGATGGGGTTGGGCGCGTATATCGGCTTTCTTGCGCTGATCAGCATCAGTCTGGGTGTGTTGAACCTGATGCCCATCCCTTTATTGGACGGCGGGCATTTGCTGTATTATTCGGTCGAATTGATCAAGGGCAGTCCGGTCTCGGAAGGTCTGTGGGAAGCGGGACAGAAAGTGGGTATCGCACTGCTGGTTACCATGATGGCTTTTGCGTTGTATAACGACATCAGTCGCCTGATTTTGGGTTGA